In the genome of Drosophila kikkawai strain 14028-0561.14 chromosome 2R, DkikHiC1v2, whole genome shotgun sequence, the window GGGCTTCTATTgcttatttaacaatttagcTTTCAATTAGTAATTGTTTAGCGAGATTGCCAGCAGAGCCAAAAACTGCTAAGTATGGCAAATTTAACACACATTTTGGCATGGCACACAAAAGCCAGAGATATTTTGCAGAGGGGTTTTTGAGGAGAAGTTTTTGCAGAGAGCTTCTTAGAAGAGCTTCTCCTAAAAACTCCCCTGCCTTAAGTACAAACtaagtttaagtttatttatttgaacttATTGGCTTCCGGTTAACCAAGATTTCATCCAATTTCCTGCCAGATCTAACCTTTCACTTCCGTTAACCCCAGACTTCCTCTTCATTTTCTGTAACATTTGTATTTTCGTTTAATTTTTCTCAGTTCTTTTTGGTTCCAATCACATTTATGCTTAGTTCTTGCAACATTTTCAGTGCTTCTTCACTGGAGGAGTGTAGGGATGCAGACGGATGTACTCCAGGGCCTTGAGGACGGACTCGGGTGTGGGTGGTGGTGTGGGCAAATGAGCACCCACAGGCTGGTAACCATTCTCATCAGCCGTGTAGGACACTACATAGGTCTCACCATCATCGCCAACGAAAGAGTACTTGCCATGGACAGCCTCGCCATTGTGATCGGCATTCACGGTCTTCAGGACACCATCCTGGGTGGCCTTGGAGCCATCCTTGAGCTCGTAACTGTAGGGAaaagtaaattattaataaaagaaGATCGTgtttaacttattttaaaaggaaGTAAGTAAGTATTTAAGATAAttcttttaatgaatttaaagaGTAtcttatttaaagcaaaatgattttaaaaatatattcaattatAACGTTCAATCCCTTAGTGCCTCGAAACTCACTGATAATGATATTTGCCATTGTATTCCACATTGGACTCCTGGGAAATCGGTTCATTGTCCTCCGTCGCCTTGGCAGCAACCACAAACAGAGCAATCAGCAGTAGGAACTTCATTTTCGGGACTTGTAGAACGATCTCTAatcaaatatacaaatatccgggttttgtttttatttggtaTACAATCCAAGCTGGTGTCTCGAGGCGACTGGCGATCCCCATCGGTAAACAAAGACTCTTATATAGGCAACGACAAATTAGCAAAGCGAGAATTCCTgtaccaaaataaaatatttaacatgaaattaaaatgtggccaataaataatattgaacTTGTTTCGCCTAGTGTTCCGTTCCTCGTTGGCCTTTCGAAAATGGGTGTGAAATTTGGTGCAGACGACTTCAACTTTGTCTGCCTCCACACCAAACACCACACATCACACACATTgttttccaaaataaaataaataaataataataatgttgtGGCGATGGCGCTGGTCACTTCCATGGGCCTGGCCCCGGTCTCAGTCAGATTCTGGTTCTCGGCTCGGAACCACATTTTTGCCAGCGTCTGGCCACTTTGCATAAAATGAATCTATCAACTCTCGCCTTGATGTGCAAAACCGGGTGAAACAATAAAAGCGCACGTTATTTTTGGACAGAATCTATGAATAAACAGCGAATGGAGCGCCAAGATCATTGGATTCCCATGTAAACTATATCCTCAATGTGTGTGCATCTGGTCAACGAGTTTTTGTGCATTTATTAACTCTTTTAAGTCGGTGTCATCGCAGCTATTTGAGGAATTGGGTATATAGATTTATGACTGTGACAGAAGCTACAAAGCTTAAGAGCGAGATTATCGGTATGGAAATTTTTAAGGTGTCtttaaatctatataaaataaagacaaGACTAAAATGGTTTAATATTATTAGAGGTCATTTGTGGGCTATAAATGGGTGTGCTTACTTTCTTGTATTTTCTATtcatacaaattattattaaatttatttaaaatccgTATATTCCTCTGTGAAACCCTTTCAATCATTAAATACAAccatttctttacttttcGAAAGAATCTTTAATTCTTTATTTGCAGCTAAGGCTAAAGAATATCTTCGTAGTTCTTCACAAGTGTCTAGATCGATGCTACCGAGGACTTAGCCAGGCCAAGTCCCCGTCAACATCGCTGCTTAGACTATGCGTGTAAATGTTTCTAATTTACAGACTATTTACACAAAGTTTGCTGTGGATAATATTCctgtatattatttaagtaatttcttgtttgttagttatttttttttttttacattttctttgttGATTTCATTGATAAATCGACGATATCACATGAGTCCGAAAATGGCAAAGTTCCGGCGACTAAAAGATCTGAAGAAATTCGTGTGGAAGAAAGCAAGAAAGCAGACGTTGATAGAATAGTGTATAGTGTTATGTTGTCCCTCAAAAAAATCCGTTTGAGTTTTGTGTTCTTCAGTCAGTGGATTTGGCCCAGGAGTCTCCTCCGGCCCGTGGCTTGTGTCTTATGTGTGATTGTCTAGGGATTGTGGATGGGGGGATGGGGGGCTTGGGggatctgcagcagcagcagcgcagcaTCTTCATCAGAATCGGGGGTCAGAATCGAGTCTTCCAGGTGCATGTCGGGGGTAAGCTACCTCAGCCTTAACGACGCTTGGCTGGGGGCAGGCTGAGCAGATAGTCGAGCGCCTTTTGGATCGCTGGTGGAATTGGTGGTGGCGTGGGCAGATGATCACCCTGCGGCTGGAAACCATTCTCATCATCGGCGGAGTAGTTCAGGGTGATGAGGTTGCCCTCGGGCGAGGTGTAGGAGACCGAACCCCGGGCAATGATCACATCACTGCTGTCCGGTGAGGTGGCCTTCTTCAGGGTTCCCGTCTCTTCGGCCTTGATGCCGTTGGCCGTCTCATAGCTGCAATGAAAATGATCTCAAATTAAAGATATAACCAAAGGGTTTAACCAAATTCACCTTGAAATCTtgcgaaaaaatatataataaaattgcgGTTTTGTGCGTCACCCGACGACTGGCGCCAGGcgctttgtataaatattcaattatcTGCTTAACTTTTAGCCTTTCTGTGCAGACTTCTATGCGAAAAATGGTTCATTAATCCATATCTCGTTGGCTTGATTAGCATAATCTTGACTGGATTATATTAGCTGGTTCTGTTTAGTATTCAGAAAGGGGAGCTCAGGTTTGGCTAAGAGTCTTTACCACATATAGAAAACTTAAACATGAATCATTGTGGCTTTTTGGAAGTTGAATTTAtagttgtttttaaaattattgtgCCGCAAAGTATACTATAAATAGGAGGGGTTTATACACAAAACGAAGTTGATTGCTATAATACTAGGTTTTTATGAGCACgacttttaaatacaattgGAGTTTAATGGTCTTGAGTTGACAATTAAAGGTTGAAGTTCAATTGAAGAGCTAAGGAGATCATTAACACGTTCTTTAGAGGCTATAATATCACAGGTGTCAATTACGATTCTTAGAGGTATTTATAGTTGACTTTGAGGCAAAGATTTATGTTATTTAGTCtgttaattattcaattaagttaattgtagtatattttcttaaattgaTCTAGGCAATTACCTAAGTAAAAAGAGGCAATTTATGGGAGAGGGTAGTATCTTTAAATACAGATTTATTTTACGATCTCTTTTTACACCACCAATCTCTATTAATTACAtctaaatttattgtttatactCACGCATAATTATAGGATCCATCTGGCTCAATGTTGGACTCCTGGCTGATGATGGCTATGGGCTCATCCGCCTTCTGGGGAGCAGCTTGGCAGCTGCTTAGCAGTGCAATGGCCAGCAGACACAGAGCAAACTGTCAATGAAAAAAGCACAAATGAAATTTGAAGACGATAGGGAAAACTATAAGAAAAACGCAATGGGCAAAGCAAATGTTAAGTGAGTTAGTAAACATCTTG includes:
- the Cpr49Af gene encoding endocuticle structural glycoprotein SgAbd-3 — encoded protein: MKFLLLIALFVVAAKATEDNEPISQESNVEYNGKYHYHYELKDGSKATQDGVLKTVNADHNGEAVHGKYSFVGDDGETYVVSYTADENGYQPVGAHLPTPPPTPESVLKALEYIRLHPYTPPVKKH
- the Cpr49Ae gene encoding endocuticle structural glycoprotein ABD-4, with the protein product MKNFALCLLAIALLSSCQAAPQKADEPIAIISQESNIEPDGSYNYAYETANGIKAEETGTLKKATSPDSSDVIIARGSVSYTSPEGNLITLNYSADDENGFQPQGDHLPTPPPIPPAIQKALDYLLSLPPAKRR